Within the Streptomyces sp. NBC_00554 genome, the region ATGGTGAGCTCCACGACACCGAGGTTCGGGCCGAGGTGGCCGCCGGTCTTGGAGACCTCTTCGACGAGGAAGGTCCGGATCTCGCCTGCCAGCTGGTCCAGCTGCTCCAGGCTGAGCCGGTCCAGATCGCGCGGTCCCCTGATGCGGGTCAGCAGCGGCACCCGTGCCTCCTTGCGATAGAGCTGTTCGAGCTTTGCCGGGTCTGTCGAGTCTAATGTTCCGCCTTTCATGTCGGCGTCCGGGCTGTGCGTTGTACGTCACGCGAACGGCTGTAAATCGTCGTACGGGTGTTCCCGTTGCCGGACATGACTGTGCCCGGCACCGCCATTGGTGCCGGGCACAGGATTCAGAGGGCTACCGCTAAGCGCGGCCGGCCGACTTCTGGGTACGGCGCGAGACCGAGTCCAGGACGACGGCGGCCAGCAGCACCACACCGGTGATCATGTACTGCACGGCCTGGGTGGAGCTGCCGCCCATGTACAGGCCCGTGATGATCGACTGGATGACGAGGATGCCGAGTACCGCCGACCAGGGGGTGCCCCGGCCGCCGAAGAGGCTGGTGCCACCGATGACGGCCGCCGCGATGGACATCATCAGGACGTTGCCGCCGCCGAGGGTGCTGTCCGCGACGCCGGACTGCGAGGCGATGAACAGACCGCCGAGGCCCGCGAGGAACCCGGAGATGGTGAACACCGAGATGCGGATCCAGGCGACGTTGATACCGGCACGGCGGGCGGCCTCGATGCCACCGCCGACCGCGAAGATCTGCCGGCCGTAGCGGGTACGGCGCAGCACGAAGCTGGAGATCACCACGATCAGCAGGAAGATCGTGATGCCGAGCGGCAAACCGCGCGCCTGGTTGAAGACGGCCGCAATACCGAAGGCGAGCGCCGCAACGACACCGGAGCGCAGCGCGATCTCGCTCAGCGGGCGGTACGGCAGGTCGACGGCCTTGCGCCGGCGCCGGTCGCTGAGCTGGGACAGCGCGTGGACGGCGACCGCGACGATGGCCGCGGTGTTGGCCCAGGCGACGTTGGAGAAGTAGGTGTTGTTCAGCGAGTAGATGACACCGTCGGCGATGTTGTTGAGCGAGAGCGTGTTGCCCAGGACCTGCAGCTGGAGGCCGCTCCAGCCCAGGAAGCCGGCCAAGGTGACCACGAACGCCGGGACGCCGATCTTGGCGAAGAAGAACCCCTGCAGCGCGCCGATGGCGGCTGCGGCGAGCAGCGCGAGGATCACGGCCTGCGTCTCGTTCATGCCGTTCTTGACGGCCATCACGGCGGCGAGCGCCGCGGTCAGACCGGCGAGGGAGCCGGCCGACAGGTCGATCTCACCGAGCAGCAGCACGAAGACGATGCCGGTGGCGATGAGGCCGGGGCCGACGATGTACTGCGCGATGTTGCTGAGGTTGTCCGGCTCCAGGAAGCGGCCGGTGGTGCCCTGGAAGATGGCCCAGATGATGATCAGGCCGCAGACGACCGGGACGGCGCCGAGCTCGCCACCGCGGATCTTCCGCTTGAACTCGGTGAGGTAGCCGCCGAAGCCCTCCTCACGGATGAGCAGTCGGGGGTCGACCGCGGTGTTGGCCCCGGCGGCCGCTTCCGGGTTCTCGACGATGTGCTCGTCGACGGGCGTCGCCTCGGGCGTGGAGGTCTTGTCGGTGCTCACTTCTGAACCTCCCCGTTGCTACGGGCCGCACGACGGGTCACGGCGTTGTCCGTGGCGCCCGTGATGGCGGAGATGATTTCTTCCTGCGAGGTGGACTTCACCTCGAAGACGCCGTTGTTGCGGCCGAGCCGCAGAACCGCAACCTCGTCGGCGACAGCCTTCGCGTCGGCCATGTTGTGGGTGATGAGGATGACGGCGAGGCCGCGCTCGCGCAGCCGCTCGACCAGGTCGAGAACCTGAGCGGTCTGCTCGACACCGAGAGCCGCGGTGGGCTCGTCGAGGATCACGACCTTGGGGTCGCCGACCAGGGCGCGGGCGATCGCCACGACCTGGCGCTGACCACCGGAGAGCGAGGCGATCGGGATGCGCACGCTGGGGATGCGGATGGAGAGGGTGTCCAGGAGTTCCTTGGCCCGCTTCTCCATGGCGACCTCGTCGAGCACCGCGGCCTTGCCGAGCTCGCGGCCGAGGAAGAGGTTGGCCACGACGTCCAGGTTGTCGCACAGGGCGAGGTCCTGGTAGACGGTGGCGACGCCAAGGTTCTGGGCGTCGTGCGGCCGACCGATCGAGACCGGCTTGCCCTCCCACTCGATGACGCCCTCGTCGATCGGGTGGACACCCGCGATCGTCTTGACGAGCGTCGACTTACCTGCGCCGTTGTCGCCCACCAGGGCGACTACTTGGCCTGCGAAAACATCCAGATCGACATCGGTGAGCGCCTGAACCGCACCGAACCGCTTGGACACTCCGCGCAACGCCAACACTGGCGTAGCGGACACGTGAACCATCTCCTTCGCCGCCTGACCGGCGGGGATTTACCACACTGACGAGGGGTGCCGCGCCGGGGCAACGGGGGCTGAGGTCAGCACCAGGAACCGGGCTACGTCCGCATCAACGCGCGAAAATCTGAGTTGTGCAAGGGCCGTGGGGGGATACGGCCCGAGAGGGGGGGTGAAAGGTGCCGGCCGCGCGGCACATGTGCCTGCCGCGGCGGCCGGTCTTGGGTGATCCGTCAGTGGGTAAGGCGCCCCGCCCCGATCGCGGGGCATGCGGAGGAGCGGAGCGCCGTACCGGTCTGCGGACTACGAGATGCCGGCGGCCTTGCAGGCGGCGGCGTAGTCGGCGGTGCAGATCTCGGACACCTTGTAGAAGTTGTCCTTGATGATCGTGTCCTTGATGTTGTCCTTGGTCACGACGGTCGGCTCGAGCAGCGACGACGGGATGCCCTTGTTGCTGGGGCTGTCGATCGTCGTGTCGGCCAGCGAGTCGATCGCCTTGCCGTTCAGGAGGTTGACCGCGATCTCGGCGGTCTTCTCGGCCTCCGGCTTGTACGGCTTGTAGATCGTGAAGGACTGCGTGCCCGCGAGGATCCGCTGGAGGGCGGCGAGCTCGGCGTCCTGGCCACCGACCGGGATGTTCTTGATGCCGGCCGACTCGAGGGCGGCGATCACGCCACCGGCCATGCCGTCGTTCGCGGAGTAGACCGCGTCGAAGCCGTCCTTGCCGAGGGAGGTGATGGCGGCGCCGACCTTCTGGCCCGCGATCGCCGGGTCCCACTCACCGGACTGCTCGTAGACGATCTTGCCGACCTTGGAGTCGAGGACCGAGTGCGCGCCCGTCTTGAACAGCGCGGCGTTCGGGTCGCTCTCCTTGCCGTTGATCATCACGACGTTGGCGGTGGCGGCCTTGGAGCCGAGCGCGTCGACGAGGGCCTGGCCCTGGAGCTGGCCGACCTTCTCGTTGTCGAAGGAGACGTACGCGGAGACCGGGCCCTCGGCGAGGCGGTCGTACGCGACGACCTTCACGTCCTTCTTCGCGGCTTCCGTCACCCACGCCTTGGCGGACGGGGAGTCCACCGTGTCGAGGATGATGACCTTCACGCCGGAGGCGATGAGGTCGTCGAACTGCTGCTTCTGGGTGGAGACGTTCTCGCTGGCGTTCTTGTAGTCGACCTTGCAGTCGGAGCAGAGCTCCGTGACCTTCGCCTTGATCAGCGGGTAGTCGAACGACTCGTAACGCGTGGTCTTGCTCTCGGGGAGCAGCAGGCCGATCGTCTTGTTGTCGCCGGAGGAGCCACTGTCATCCCCGGCCTCGCCACAAGCGGCGAGCGACGCTGCCATCGCGGTGGCGGTGAGAGCCACTGCGGCACGACGCGCGAACGTGTTCATTTTGTAAAACCTCCCTGACGAGGCCGCGTCGTTGCGGCCGAGGTGGCTCGAAGTCAACTCGGCCGTACGTGCGACGTCAAGAAGTAAATACTTAACGAGATGGCAACGGCCTCGTGCGTTCTCTAAGTGAAGGCGGGGCTCGCAGCATGCAGAGACCCGTCCAAAAGGGTCGAATCGCCCATTTCGCTGAGTGCGAGAGCGAGCGCTCCGAGGACCTCCGCACGGCCCCCAAGGGCCCCTGGAAGGACCGAGAGTTGACGTGCGGCGCTGGGGATCGCGTAGCGGGCCACCGACTCCCTGATGGGCCCGAGAACCAGCTCCCCGGCCTCGG harbors:
- a CDS encoding sugar ABC transporter permease, with translation MSTDKTSTPEATPVDEHIVENPEAAAGANTAVDPRLLIREEGFGGYLTEFKRKIRGGELGAVPVVCGLIIIWAIFQGTTGRFLEPDNLSNIAQYIVGPGLIATGIVFVLLLGEIDLSAGSLAGLTAALAAVMAVKNGMNETQAVILALLAAAAIGALQGFFFAKIGVPAFVVTLAGFLGWSGLQLQVLGNTLSLNNIADGVIYSLNNTYFSNVAWANTAAIVAVAVHALSQLSDRRRRKAVDLPYRPLSEIALRSGVVAALAFGIAAVFNQARGLPLGITIFLLIVVISSFVLRRTRYGRQIFAVGGGIEAARRAGINVAWIRISVFTISGFLAGLGGLFIASQSGVADSTLGGGNVLMMSIAAAVIGGTSLFGGRGTPWSAVLGILVIQSIITGLYMGGSSTQAVQYMITGVVLLAAVVLDSVSRRTQKSAGRA
- a CDS encoding sugar ABC transporter substrate-binding protein, whose amino-acid sequence is MNTFARRAAVALTATAMAASLAACGEAGDDSGSSGDNKTIGLLLPESKTTRYESFDYPLIKAKVTELCSDCKVDYKNASENVSTQKQQFDDLIASGVKVIILDTVDSPSAKAWVTEAAKKDVKVVAYDRLAEGPVSAYVSFDNEKVGQLQGQALVDALGSKAATANVVMINGKESDPNAALFKTGAHSVLDSKVGKIVYEQSGEWDPAIAGQKVGAAITSLGKDGFDAVYSANDGMAGGVIAALESAGIKNIPVGGQDAELAALQRILAGTQSFTIYKPYKPEAEKTAEIAVNLLNGKAIDSLADTTIDSPSNKGIPSSLLEPTVVTKDNIKDTIIKDNFYKVSEICTADYAAACKAAGIS
- a CDS encoding ATP-binding cassette domain-containing protein, which produces MVHVSATPVLALRGVSKRFGAVQALTDVDLDVFAGQVVALVGDNGAGKSTLVKTIAGVHPIDEGVIEWEGKPVSIGRPHDAQNLGVATVYQDLALCDNLDVVANLFLGRELGKAAVLDEVAMEKRAKELLDTLSIRIPSVRIPIASLSGGQRQVVAIARALVGDPKVVILDEPTAALGVEQTAQVLDLVERLRERGLAVILITHNMADAKAVADEVAVLRLGRNNGVFEVKSTSQEEIISAITGATDNAVTRRAARSNGEVQK